A single window of Ficedula albicollis isolate OC2 chromosome 8, FicAlb1.5, whole genome shotgun sequence DNA harbors:
- the BCAR3 gene encoding breast cancer anti-estrogen resistance protein 3 isoform X3 — MPKDYNVFQMLVAALCCFYHRKSIIRVKFSRERQVMDNSPEKLKKELEEELQLSSEDLRSHAWYHGRIPRQVAEGLVQRDGDFLIRDSLSSPGNFVLTCQWKNTPQHFKINKTVLRLNEAYCRVQYQFELESFDTVPGLVRYYVGNRTPISKQSGAIIFQPINRTVPLRCLEEKYGVTPVQQKEPSTPEGKTETAKGLSPGISSMQSPEQSIPRGNLWRNKEKSGSQPASLDHVLEKRFPLKAHQSESYLLIGSRHPSRLPEADANSCPSSPAFRTGSEPSLSPTVVQKVILESQLGEALRGSDSQLCLKPPPKPCKAPLIKPPDSPLASHSSEGHYCELNPARHPTAAKQHLCQKNSYVEHLTQKERATFRNSETSYLILDDDPTTSPADPSEASTQMAEEDSIFSAPVYEKVSSFKPNDFESKLLPPENKPLETSMLRRVKELFTNNNPKMIAQHILRMDCKVARIVEVSEEMRRNMGGNSGLELITLPYGHQLRLDLIERHNTMAIGIAVDILGCTGNVEERAATLNRIIQVAVELKESLGDLYGFSAIMKALEMPQVSRLEQTWTALRHCYTQTAIMYEKQLKPSCKALHEGQDEWTKTISAPQNNITVPLLMPLVTLLERQAVVFEGVELWESSDQSGEIMLRHLGTARLLAQHAETFRLTAERLLQGFQPDEELSEIFKTEFQMRLLWGSKGAQVNQSERYEKFNRILTALSRKLEPPPVKLVEQLSI; from the exons TTTTCTAGGGAGAGGCAGGTTATGGACAACAGCCCGGAAAAGCTGAAGAAGGAGTtagaggaggagctgcagctgagcagtgagGACTTGCGTAGCCATGCCTGGTACCACGGACGTATTCCTCGGCAG GTGGCAGAAGGCCTAGTTCAGAGAGATGGAGATTTTCTGATTAGAGATTCTCTCTCCAGTCCTGGGAACTTTGTTCTTACCTGTCAGTGGAAAAATACCcctcagcattttaaaatcaacaaaacagTTCTAAGACTCAATGAAGCCTACTGTCGTGTTCAGTATCAGTTTGAACTGGAAAGTTTTGACACTGTCCCTGGCTTAGTTAGATACTACGTTGGGAATCGCACACCGATATCAAAGCAGAGTGgagcaattatttttcagccTATCAACAGGACTGTGCCTCTCAGATgtctagaagaaaaatatggtGTAACTCCAGTTCAACAAAAAGAGCCAAGCACccctgaaggaaaaacagaaactgcAAAGGGGCTGAGTCCTGGTATATCCAGCATGCAATCCCCGGAGCAGAGCATACCCAGAGGAAATCTTTGGAG aaacaaagaaaagagtGGTAGCCAGCCAGCTAGTTTGGATCATGTTCTGGAGAAAAGATTCCCTTTAAAGGCTCACCAGTCAGAGAGCTATCTGCTAATAG GTTCAAGACATCCATCTCGATTACCTGAAGCAGATGCAAACTCCTGTCCAAGCTCACCTGCATTTAGAACAGGCAGTGAGCCATCTCTAAGCCCCACAGTTGTTCAGAAAGTCATATTAGAGTCACAGCTAGGGGAAGCTCTTAGAGGATCAGACAGTCAGCTCTGTCTAAAGCCTCCACCTAAACCCTGCAAGGCACCCCTGATAAAACCCCCAGATTCTCCTTTGGCTTCCCACAGCTCTGAAGGACACTATTGTGAACTAAACCCTGCCAGACACCCTACAGCAGCAAAGCAACACTTGTGTCAGAAAAACAGCTATGTGGAACATCTGACACAAAAGGAGAGGGCAACATTCAGGAACTCTGAAACAAGCTATTTGATCCTTGATGATGATCCTACAACGAGCCCTGCAGATCCTTCAGAAGCTTCAACTCAGATGGCTGAAGAAGACAGCATCTTTTCTGCACCTGTTTATGAGAAAGTGTCTAGTTTTAAACCGAATGATTTTGAATCCAAACTTCTTCCTCCTGAAAACAAGCCATTGGAAACATCCATGCTAAGAAGAGTTAAGGAGCTTTTCACCAACAATAACCCAAAGATGATTGCACAGCATATTCTTAGAATGGACTGCAAG GTGGCAAGGATAGTAGAAGTTTCTGAAGAGATGAGGAGGAATATGGGAGGGAACTCTGGTCTTGAATTGATCACCCTGCCTTACGGACACCAGCTGCGCCTTGACCTGATTGAGAG GCACAATACCATGGCAATAGGAATAGCTGTTGATATCTTGGGTTGCACAGGAAATGTAGAAGAGCGAGCAGCAACATTAAACAGAATCATCCAAGTTGCTGTGGAGTTGAAGGAGTCACTAGGAGATTTATATGGATTTTCTGCCATTATGAAAGCACTGGAAATGCCACAG GTCAGCAGATTAGAACAGACCTGGACAGCTCTAAGACACTGTTATACCCAGACTGCCATTATGTATGAAAAACAGCTGAAACCATCCTGCAAAGCTTTGCATGAAGGACAAGATGAGTGGACTA AAACCATCAGTGCTCCACAGAACAACATCACAGTGCCACTGCTGATGCCTCTGGTGACCCTGCTGGAGCGCCAGGCTGTTGTTTTTGAAGGCGTGGAGCTGTGGGAAAGCAGTGACCAGAGCGGTGAGATCATGCTCAGGCACTTGGGCACGGCGCGCCTGCTGGCCCAGCACGCCGAGACGTTCCGCCTGACGGCAGAGCGGCTGCTGCAAG GTTTCCAGCCAGATGAAGAGCTGAGTGAAATCTTCAAGACAGAATTTCAAATGAGATTGCTCTGGGGCAGCAAAGGAGCACAAGTTAATCAAAGTGAAAGATACGAGAAATTCAACCGGATCTTAACTGCACTTTCCCGAAAACTGGAACCTCCTCCAGTGAAGCTGGTGGAACAATTAAGTATATAA